One Polaribacter sp. KT25b DNA segment encodes these proteins:
- a CDS encoding leucine-rich repeat protein, translated as MKKLFFALVILSLIFTSCGGSTGEDTNNTPNAVDDSASTAINTAVNINVLTNDNFGVDGPNTGSITIISSISNNGGSILVNKEGTTSDPTDDTIDYTPETDFEGTDTFNYTITDNSGDTSTATVTVTVIPPTGPSLGTTFSVGELKYTITNVENKEVSVEKSTETGPSGALDLPETIEQFDLTYSVTSIAEEGFAYSYNLTSVTIPSGITSIGNLAFYDSQGITSISIPNSVTSMGNDAFGSCLSLKTINIPSGTTHLSDNIFASCKSLENITIPNTVTSIGKSIFYDCSSLNNVTIPDSVKNEDMGTAVFGLCVSLTNVTFPSSFTTIPNETFYACNSLESYTIPSNITSIGSSAFYECSVLKEITIPATVTSIGESAFGFCVNLTKAEIPNNFTSLPDNMFYECPKLKDFTIPSAVTSIGNAFFYGCTSLEEISLPNSITSIGDSAFGNCFSLKNFDLPSNLTTIEATVFWNCSSLTEINIPSGVTSIESGAFGGCNSISEITIPNGVTSLPENTFYNCSSLSVINLPDNLTAIGKTAFGLCNSLTNFSIPNTVTSISEQTFYQCTSLTDVNIPNSITSIGNSAFYNCGSLKNVTVDIVTPLTIEANVFEYVTMSNMNLKVPSASITTYKATDVWKEFGSINAI; from the coding sequence ATGAAAAAACTATTTTTCGCTCTCGTAATTCTTTCTTTAATTTTTACATCATGTGGAGGTTCTACAGGAGAAGACACTAACAACACTCCAAATGCGGTTGATGACTCTGCTTCTACAGCGATAAATACAGCAGTAAACATTAATGTTTTAACTAATGATAACTTTGGTGTAGATGGCCCAAATACAGGTTCAATTACGATCATTTCTAGCATTTCAAATAATGGTGGATCTATTTTAGTGAATAAAGAAGGAACAACTAGTGACCCTACTGATGACACAATCGATTACACACCCGAAACTGATTTTGAAGGAACAGATACATTTAATTATACTATTACAGACAATAGCGGAGACACATCTACAGCTACAGTAACAGTTACCGTGATTCCTCCTACTGGACCTTCTCTAGGAACTACTTTTAGTGTTGGTGAATTAAAATATACCATAACAAATGTAGAAAATAAAGAAGTATCCGTAGAAAAAAGCACTGAAACAGGTCCTTCTGGCGCTTTAGATTTACCAGAAACCATAGAACAATTTGATTTAACTTACTCTGTAACTAGTATAGCAGAAGAAGGTTTTGCTTATTCTTATAACTTAACAAGTGTTACTATTCCTAGTGGTATTACAAGTATTGGAAACCTTGCTTTTTATGATTCTCAAGGTATAACTAGCATTAGCATTCCTAATTCGGTTACAAGTATGGGAAATGATGCTTTTGGTAGTTGTTTAAGTTTAAAAACAATTAATATTCCTTCTGGAACTACTCATTTATCAGATAATATTTTTGCTAGTTGTAAAAGTTTAGAAAATATTACGATACCAAATACGGTAACAAGTATTGGAAAATCTATTTTTTATGATTGCAGTAGTTTAAACAATGTTACAATTCCAGATAGTGTAAAAAATGAAGATATGGGAACTGCTGTATTTGGTTTATGTGTAAGTTTAACAAATGTAACTTTTCCTAGTAGTTTTACAACAATTCCTAACGAAACCTTTTATGCCTGTAATAGTTTAGAAAGTTATACAATTCCAAGCAATATAACTAGCATTGGTTCTTCTGCATTTTATGAATGTAGCGTTTTAAAAGAAATTACTATCCCTGCAACCGTAACCAGTATTGGTGAATCTGCTTTTGGTTTCTGCGTTAATTTAACAAAGGCAGAAATTCCAAATAATTTTACAAGTTTACCAGACAATATGTTTTATGAATGCCCAAAACTTAAAGATTTTACCATACCTAGTGCTGTAACAAGTATTGGAAATGCTTTCTTTTATGGATGTACTAGTTTAGAGGAAATTAGCTTACCTAACAGTATAACTAGCATAGGAGACAGTGCTTTTGGTAATTGCTTTAGCTTAAAGAATTTTGATTTACCAAGTAATTTAACAACAATAGAAGCTACAGTTTTTTGGAATTGTAGTAGTTTAACAGAAATAAATATTCCTAGTGGAGTAACAAGTATAGAAAGTGGAGCTTTTGGTGGTTGTAATAGCATTAGCGAAATAACGATTCCTAATGGAGTTACTTCTTTGCCTGAAAACACTTTTTATAATTGTAGTAGCTTAAGTGTAATTAATCTTCCAGATAATTTAACAGCTATAGGAAAAACTGCTTTTGGTCTATGTAATAGTTTAACTAATTTTAGTATCCCAAATACTGTAACAAGTATTTCTGAACAAACTTTTTATCAATGTACAAGTTTAACAGATGTTAATATACCAAATAGTATAACAAGTATTGGAAATAGCGCTTTTTACAATTGTGGTAGTTTAAAAAATGTAACTGTAGACATAGTTACTCCTTTAACTATAGAAGCTAATGTTTTTGAATATGTTACCATGAGTAATATGAATTTAAAAGTACCTTCTGCTTCTATAACAACTTACAAAGCTACTGATGTTTGGAAAGAATTTGGATCAATAAACGCGATATAA
- a CDS encoding Pycsar system effector family protein, with amino-acid sequence MSTLLVDAEKYVFDLLNKKLPTIYVYHNLVHTQNVVEKASKLAKNLKVDEISYENLLLAAWFHDTGFIKGVENHEDESVRILKRFLTKNNVDETRIEAISNIILATKMGFEPTNDLEKIIIDADCAHLGSKNFDNKTALLRKEWEIAENKMYTDVEWANTNLQFLTQDHRFYTDYALKNWSKTKSKNIATLLKNQKKVKQENNKFNQKKEALEIKKNKSEVPERGVETMFRVALKNHMTLSNIADTKANILLSVNAIIISLALSTLLPKLDNPSNHYLILPAVTFIVFTVASIVLSILATRPNITGGKFTKEDVANKKVNLLFFGNFHQMKLNEFEWGITEMMQDRDYLYSSLTKDLYFLGLVLNRKYKILRITYTVFMIGIIVSVLAFAVAFKLQDSGVSL; translated from the coding sequence ATGAGTACATTATTAGTTGATGCAGAAAAATACGTTTTCGATTTATTAAATAAAAAATTACCTACTATTTATGTATATCATAATTTAGTTCACACACAAAATGTTGTAGAAAAAGCAAGTAAACTAGCTAAAAATTTAAAAGTTGATGAAATTTCTTATGAAAATTTACTTTTAGCTGCATGGTTTCATGATACTGGTTTCATAAAAGGAGTGGAAAATCATGAAGATGAAAGTGTGCGTATTCTTAAGCGTTTTTTAACTAAAAATAATGTTGATGAAACTAGAATAGAAGCCATCTCTAATATCATTTTAGCAACAAAAATGGGTTTTGAGCCTACAAATGATTTAGAAAAAATAATTATCGATGCAGATTGTGCGCATTTAGGAAGCAAAAATTTTGATAATAAAACAGCATTATTAAGAAAAGAGTGGGAAATTGCAGAAAATAAGATGTATACAGATGTAGAGTGGGCAAATACAAATCTTCAATTTTTAACCCAAGATCATCGTTTTTACACAGATTATGCATTAAAAAATTGGTCTAAAACTAAAAGTAAAAATATAGCTACACTTTTAAAAAATCAAAAAAAGGTAAAGCAAGAAAATAACAAGTTTAATCAGAAAAAAGAAGCATTAGAAATTAAAAAAAATAAAAGCGAGGTTCCAGAAAGAGGAGTTGAAACCATGTTTAGAGTTGCTTTAAAAAACCATATGACATTAAGTAATATTGCAGATACAAAAGCAAATATTTTACTTTCTGTAAATGCTATTATTATTTCTTTAGCGTTGTCTACATTATTACCAAAATTAGATAACCCATCTAATCATTATTTAATTTTACCAGCAGTAACTTTTATAGTTTTTACTGTGGCTTCTATTGTTTTATCAATTTTAGCAACAAGACCAAATATTACAGGTGGTAAATTTACAAAAGAAGATGTTGCTAATAAAAAAGTAAACCTTTTGTTCTTTGGTAATTTTCATCAAATGAAATTAAATGAATTTGAGTGGGGAATTACAGAAATGATGCAAGACAGAGATTATTTGTATAGTTCTTTAACTAAAGATTTGTACTTTTTAGGATTGGTTTTAAATAGAAAATATAAAATATTAAGAATTACATATACCGTTTTTATGATTGGTATTATAGTAAGTGTACTTGCATTTGCTGTAGCATTTAAATTACAAGATTCTGGAGTTTCTTTATAA
- a CDS encoding GAF domain-containing protein yields MKIVLPNSVSEKELPLQLNISFQKIFVLFEKYANKEFSNHPYHASAREMVNIFKNNPELIEGFSDESLLEKHKEQINLLLEPLFPEPLLLNEIKAASVPFSFTSFKFTERFKNILKNAGENYELNVRNFENDDMYIMACTFILSFLYDFNVDLKRPFYFNIPDNTTGTMKYYRATFNADFSDIKATENAPTITDKDFKELLNNFDNIELWKEKFPPNSYIFKGFGLINLFDVTAEEVLSSIKANLLAGDTQLLPKLQNNLRDFYSIKDLKLGYSIFDNINTKICETVVKKSNSIILNNLSEIKCDSNYFCSGILQKVFKDHETFIISDVEKYGLSTNKNPFYQNLKLLGIKSIILIPIKATNNGDLALLEIASPRAYDLNSVNINKLKDIIPVFEAAVKRTAEERQNILEATIQENYTSIHSSVKWRFYQAAEQYHVDSQTNENAKLDEIIFNDVYPLFGQSDIKGSSEARNNAIKEDLITQLSLAINVLKDACKSEDLPIYDELMFRVAAYLSEVKKGLNAGDEILILDFLKREIYPIFNHIKTINIKLSEQVDIYMKRIDSELGVVYEKRKEYENSVNLLNDKLAKFIDKKQIQAQEMYPHYFERYKTDGVEYNMYIGQSITKEDSFDDIYLYNLRLWQLQTMCEMENVAFAERKNMIADLQVASLILVHSNSMAIKFRMDEKQFDVDGAYNIRYEIIKKRIDKANIKGTNERLTVPGKIAIVYSQEKDALEYLKYISYLQSKNQLGKVESLVLEDLQGVAGLKALRVEVIYHKDFNAKNTITFNDLIKEIEN; encoded by the coding sequence ATGAAAATCGTATTACCAAATTCAGTTTCAGAAAAAGAGTTACCGTTACAGCTAAATATTTCTTTTCAGAAAATTTTTGTGCTGTTTGAAAAATATGCAAATAAAGAATTTTCTAACCATCCGTATCACGCATCAGCAAGAGAAATGGTGAATATTTTTAAAAATAATCCCGAACTAATTGAGGGGTTTTCTGATGAATCTTTATTAGAAAAACATAAAGAACAAATAAATTTATTACTAGAACCGCTTTTTCCAGAACCTTTATTATTAAACGAAATAAAAGCTGCAAGCGTTCCTTTTTCTTTTACTTCTTTTAAGTTTACAGAACGTTTTAAAAATATTTTAAAAAATGCTGGCGAAAACTACGAATTAAATGTTCGTAATTTTGAAAATGACGACATGTACATTATGGCTTGTACATTTATTTTAAGCTTTTTGTATGACTTTAATGTTGATTTAAAAAGACCGTTTTACTTTAATATTCCAGATAATACAACTGGAACAATGAAATATTACAGAGCTACTTTTAATGCTGATTTTTCTGATATAAAAGCAACCGAGAATGCTCCAACAATAACAGATAAAGATTTTAAAGAACTCTTAAACAACTTTGATAATATAGAATTATGGAAAGAAAAATTTCCACCAAATAGCTATATTTTTAAAGGTTTTGGATTAATTAACCTATTTGATGTTACTGCAGAAGAAGTGTTATCATCTATAAAAGCAAATTTATTGGCAGGTGACACACAATTATTACCAAAATTACAGAATAACTTAAGAGACTTTTACAGTATTAAAGATTTAAAATTAGGTTATTCTATTTTTGACAATATCAATACAAAAATTTGTGAAACTGTTGTAAAAAAATCAAACAGTATTATTTTAAATAACCTCTCAGAAATTAAATGTGATTCTAATTATTTTTGCTCTGGAATTCTTCAAAAAGTGTTTAAAGATCATGAAACTTTTATAATTTCTGATGTTGAAAAGTATGGCTTATCTACCAATAAAAATCCATTTTATCAAAATTTAAAATTACTTGGTATAAAAAGCATCATTTTAATACCAATTAAAGCAACTAATAATGGCGATTTAGCTTTATTAGAAATTGCATCGCCAAGAGCATACGACTTAAACTCTGTAAATATTAATAAATTAAAAGACATTATCCCTGTTTTTGAAGCAGCTGTAAAAAGAACTGCAGAAGAACGTCAAAATATTTTAGAGGCTACAATTCAAGAAAACTACACTTCTATACATAGTTCTGTAAAATGGCGTTTTTATCAAGCTGCAGAGCAATATCATGTAGATTCTCAAACGAATGAAAATGCAAAATTAGACGAAATTATTTTTAATGATGTGTATCCTTTATTTGGTCAAAGCGACATTAAAGGTTCATCCGAAGCAAGGAATAATGCTATTAAAGAAGATTTAATAACACAACTCTCTTTAGCCATTAACGTACTTAAAGACGCTTGTAAATCTGAAGATTTACCTATTTACGATGAACTAATGTTTAGAGTTGCTGCATATTTATCCGAAGTAAAAAAAGGATTAAATGCTGGTGATGAAATATTAATTTTAGATTTTTTAAAACGAGAAATATATCCTATTTTTAATCATATTAAAACAATAAATATTAAACTTTCTGAGCAAGTGGATATTTATATGAAACGAATAGACAGTGAGTTAGGTGTTGTTTATGAAAAACGAAAAGAATATGAGAATAGCGTAAACCTTTTAAATGATAAACTTGCTAAATTTATAGATAAAAAACAAATTCAAGCCCAAGAAATGTATCCTCATTATTTTGAAAGATACAAAACAGATGGTGTAGAATACAACATGTATATTGGTCAATCGATCACTAAAGAAGATTCTTTTGATGATATTTATTTGTACAATTTACGTTTGTGGCAACTACAAACTATGTGCGAGATGGAAAACGTGGCTTTTGCTGAACGCAAAAACATGATTGCAGATTTACAAGTTGCTTCTTTAATTCTTGTTCACAGTAATTCTATGGCAATTAAATTTAGAATGGATGAAAAACAATTTGATGTTGATGGCGCTTATAATATAAGATACGAAATTATTAAGAAAAGAATTGACAAAGCAAATATAAAAGGTACTAATGAACGTTTAACTGTGCCTGGTAAAATTGCCATTGTTTATTCTCAAGAAAAAGATGCTCTAGAATATTTAAAATACATTTCTTACTTACAATCTAAAAATCAATTAGGTAAAGTTGAAAGCCTTGTTTTAGAAGATTTACAAGGTGTTGCAGGTTTAAAAGCATTAAGAGTAGAAGTTATTTATCATAAAGATTTTAATGCAAAAAACACCATTACTTTTAATGATTTAATAAAAGAAATTGAGAATTAA
- the der gene encoding ribosome biogenesis GTPase Der — MNSIVAIVGRPNVGKSTLFNRLVQRREAIVDSVSGVTRDRHYGKSDWNGKEFSVIDTGGYAIGSDDIFEEEIRKQVKLALDEADLIVFVVNVEDGITPMDAEVAKLLRKVKKPIFTVVNKVDNAMREPDAVEFYNLGLGDYFTIASINGSGTGDLLDALAAEMPEPEPIDLDAEELPRFAVVGRPNAGKSSFINALIGEDRNIVTNIAGTTRDSIDTKYNRFGFDFNLVDTAGIRKKSRVKEDLEFYSVMRAVRSIEYSDVIILVVDATRGFEGQDQNIFWLAEKNRKGIVILINKWDLVEKETNTMRDFEAMVRKQIEPFTDVPIIFTSALTKQRIFKAIETAVEVFQNRKIKIPTSKLNDTMLEIVKMYPPPATKGKFVKIKYCMQLPTLTPQFAFFCNLPQYVRDPYRRFIENKLREIYNFSGVPITIYFRQK; from the coding sequence ATGAATAGTATTGTTGCCATTGTAGGAAGACCAAATGTAGGGAAGTCAACACTTTTTAATAGATTGGTTCAAAGAAGAGAAGCAATTGTAGACTCTGTTAGCGGAGTTACAAGAGACAGACATTATGGAAAATCTGACTGGAATGGAAAAGAATTTTCTGTTATAGATACTGGTGGATATGCTATTGGTTCTGATGATATTTTTGAAGAAGAAATTAGAAAACAAGTTAAGCTTGCTCTTGATGAAGCAGATTTAATTGTTTTTGTTGTAAATGTAGAAGATGGTATTACACCTATGGATGCTGAAGTTGCAAAGCTTTTACGCAAGGTTAAAAAACCAATTTTTACAGTGGTAAATAAAGTTGATAACGCCATGCGTGAACCAGATGCTGTAGAATTTTACAATCTAGGTTTAGGCGATTACTTTACAATTGCATCTATTAACGGAAGCGGAACTGGAGATTTATTAGATGCTTTAGCAGCAGAAATGCCAGAACCAGAACCTATTGATTTAGATGCAGAAGAACTACCTAGATTTGCTGTAGTTGGTAGACCAAATGCAGGAAAATCGTCTTTTATTAATGCTTTAATTGGCGAAGACAGAAATATTGTAACAAATATTGCTGGTACAACCAGAGATTCTATTGACACAAAATATAACCGTTTTGGATTTGATTTTAATTTAGTTGATACTGCAGGAATCCGTAAAAAATCGAGAGTAAAAGAAGATTTAGAATTTTATTCTGTAATGCGTGCTGTTAGAAGCATCGAATATTCTGATGTTATTATTTTAGTAGTTGATGCAACTCGTGGTTTTGAAGGTCAAGATCAAAATATTTTTTGGCTAGCAGAAAAAAACAGAAAAGGAATTGTTATCTTAATAAATAAATGGGATTTAGTTGAAAAAGAAACTAACACAATGCGAGATTTTGAAGCAATGGTTAGAAAACAAATAGAACCTTTTACAGATGTACCAATTATTTTTACATCTGCACTTACTAAACAAAGAATATTTAAAGCTATAGAAACTGCTGTTGAAGTTTTTCAAAATAGAAAAATAAAAATACCTACTAGCAAACTTAACGACACCATGTTAGAGATTGTAAAAATGTATCCACCACCAGCAACTAAAGGTAAATTTGTAAAAATTAAATATTGTATGCAATTACCTACATTAACACCTCAATTTGCTTTTTTCTGTAACTTACCACAATATGTTAGAGACCCATACAGACGATTTATAGAAAATAAATTACGTGAAATCTATAACTTTTCTGGTGTGCCAATTACTATTTATTTTAGACAAAAATAG
- the era gene encoding GTPase Era → MTHKAGFVNIIGNPNVGKSTLMNALVGEKLSIITPKAQTTRHRILGIVNEDDFQIVFSDTPGIIQPAYELQSSMMDFVKSALDDADVLIYMVEVGEKELKNEAFFNKIIHSEIPVILLLNKIDKSTQDEVEEKVEYWKIKVPNADVFVISALEKFNITAVFEKIKELLPEGPPFYPKDQLTDKPERFFVNEKIREKILMHYKKEIPYSVEVETESFIEEENIVRIRSIIMVERETQKGIIIGHKGAALKRVGAEARKDLEQFFEKKVFIELYVKVNKNWRSDKNQLKRFGYNQN, encoded by the coding sequence ATGACTCACAAAGCTGGTTTTGTAAATATTATAGGAAATCCTAACGTAGGTAAATCAACATTAATGAATGCTTTGGTAGGTGAAAAGCTATCAATCATAACACCTAAAGCGCAAACTACAAGGCATCGCATTCTCGGAATTGTGAATGAAGATGATTTTCAAATTGTTTTTTCAGACACTCCAGGAATCATTCAGCCTGCTTATGAATTGCAATCTTCTATGATGGATTTTGTAAAATCTGCCTTAGATGACGCCGATGTTTTAATTTATATGGTGGAAGTTGGTGAAAAAGAATTAAAAAACGAAGCTTTCTTTAATAAGATTATTCACAGCGAAATTCCTGTTATTTTATTATTAAATAAAATTGATAAATCTACGCAAGATGAGGTTGAAGAAAAGGTAGAATACTGGAAAATAAAAGTACCTAATGCTGATGTTTTTGTGATTTCTGCTTTAGAAAAATTTAATATCACAGCAGTTTTCGAAAAAATTAAAGAATTATTACCAGAAGGACCTCCTTTTTATCCAAAGGATCAATTAACAGATAAACCTGAACGTTTTTTTGTGAATGAGAAAATTAGAGAGAAAATCTTAATGCATTACAAAAAAGAGATTCCCTATTCTGTAGAAGTAGAAACCGAAAGTTTTATTGAAGAAGAAAATATTGTTAGAATTAGATCTATCATTATGGTAGAAAGAGAAACTCAAAAAGGAATTATTATTGGTCATAAAGGTGCTGCATTAAAAAGAGTTGGCGCAGAAGCTAGAAAGGATTTAGAACAATTCTTTGAGAAAAAAGTATTTATTGAATTGTATGTAAAAGTTAATAAAAACTGGAGAAGTGATAAAAATCAATTAAAACGATTTGGATACAATCAAAATTAA
- a CDS encoding type IV secretory system conjugative DNA transfer family protein has translation MSQRTFFDYLLNPEKVSSHGSAEFCGFWEQRKLLKPSNSGVYIANDLRLNQDSSYKNLILISPTGGGKSTRFVLNQALRKWGSNVSLIFFDPSGEIRKLSETWLIKQRFEPIYLDLTNPTNSAKHNPLLKITNKSTAKIMAESLIGVVYENSKGDQFWTQSSISILTLLILGVVLKIPVENRSLAFVNRLVNKMGHADEEINALMELALNEDDFDEYCSFMAGSQKVKQSIIATVKTALYIYSEETLTTVCSESTFSFTDLRNKRTVLYLSQEEHKMPYYKGFWNLFYRQLFESLMTESTGNAVYCFMDEFANVGAIPNFETIITTNRKKRIHLSLILQSFEQLTSVYNSKSKIIFENCNSKLFYGGLSYESSRIVSDMLGVKTESYSAKGVFKRNQPMNRISRNLMTPEEVRTQLKDDECLFIHGSYKPMKLKATAFFKNRTLKNRSKL, from the coding sequence ATGAGCCAAAGAACGTTTTTTGATTATTTGTTGAACCCAGAGAAAGTTAGCTCTCATGGAAGTGCTGAATTTTGTGGGTTTTGGGAGCAACGCAAATTATTAAAGCCATCTAATTCTGGTGTATATATAGCTAACGACTTACGATTAAATCAAGATAGTTCTTATAAAAATTTAATTTTAATAAGTCCTACAGGTGGTGGGAAATCTACTCGATTCGTGTTAAATCAAGCTTTAAGAAAATGGGGTTCAAATGTTTCACTTATATTTTTTGATCCTTCTGGAGAAATAAGAAAGTTATCAGAAACGTGGCTAATCAAACAAAGATTTGAGCCAATTTATTTAGACCTAACAAACCCTACTAATTCTGCAAAGCATAATCCCCTATTAAAAATAACCAACAAAAGCACGGCAAAAATCATGGCAGAATCTTTAATTGGTGTTGTCTATGAGAACTCTAAAGGCGACCAATTTTGGACGCAATCTTCGATTTCTATATTAACACTGCTCATTTTGGGAGTAGTTCTTAAAATTCCAGTAGAAAATAGAAGCCTTGCCTTTGTAAATAGACTCGTAAACAAAATGGGACATGCCGATGAGGAGATTAATGCTTTGATGGAACTTGCTTTGAACGAGGATGATTTTGATGAGTATTGTTCGTTTATGGCTGGAAGCCAAAAAGTAAAACAGTCAATCATAGCAACGGTTAAAACGGCTCTTTATATCTATAGCGAGGAAACACTGACTACCGTTTGTTCTGAGAGTACTTTTTCTTTTACTGATTTAAGAAACAAAAGAACCGTCTTGTATTTATCTCAAGAGGAGCATAAAATGCCATATTACAAGGGTTTTTGGAATTTATTTTATCGCCAATTATTTGAATCTCTGATGACTGAAAGTACAGGTAACGCCGTTTATTGCTTTATGGATGAATTTGCGAATGTTGGAGCTATTCCAAATTTTGAAACCATCATTACTACTAACCGTAAGAAAAGAATTCATTTAAGCCTGATTTTACAGAGCTTTGAGCAACTTACCTCTGTATATAATAGTAAATCAAAAATAATTTTTGAAAACTGTAATAGCAAACTCTTTTATGGCGGATTGAGTTATGAAAGTTCTCGGATTGTGTCTGATATGCTTGGTGTAAAAACCGAAAGCTATTCTGCAAAAGGGGTTTTCAAACGCAATCAACCTATGAATCGTATTTCTAGAAATTTAATGACTCCTGAAGAAGTGAGAACACAATTAAAAGATGACGAATGCCTTTTCATTCATGGAAGCTATAAACCAATGAAATTAAAAGCAACCGCATTTTTTAAAAATAGAACCCTAAAAAACAGAAGCAAATTATGA
- a CDS encoding relaxase/mobilization nuclease domain-containing protein: MLIKMLSRSLSRPNLPQLIRYINEGKTHFDNEKNFILRHNTLGKNTKEVAEDFKQNNKFIKQGKQKRIGVQHIILSFHPKEKLFLNTEKLFGFAQKFSELMNFNSAITFGRVHFEKENIHLHFAVSASQFGNGKSRRISKQRLKEIQIDMNRYQQKFPELKHSLLYLPELEKSKKSTLTGIPLPEKMKETDGSIRAKKRGQKSLLENIKEKLISIAKKYPKKEDFLKSIEKEEDFSVYTRNGKPTGIITETNKKFRFTRLLIDIENLKKEVRLYELEQLKNRDQERSIEKQ; the protein is encoded by the coding sequence ATGCTGATTAAAATGCTAAGTAGATCACTTTCACGACCGAATTTACCCCAATTAATCAGATATATTAATGAGGGAAAAACACATTTTGATAATGAAAAAAATTTCATTCTGAGACATAATACGTTAGGAAAAAACACTAAAGAAGTTGCCGAAGATTTTAAACAAAATAATAAGTTTATTAAACAAGGAAAACAGAAACGAATTGGCGTTCAGCATATCATTTTAAGTTTTCATCCGAAGGAAAAACTTTTTTTAAATACTGAAAAACTATTTGGTTTTGCTCAAAAATTCTCAGAATTAATGAATTTTAATTCCGCTATAACTTTTGGAAGAGTTCACTTTGAAAAAGAAAATATTCATCTACATTTTGCGGTTTCCGCTTCTCAATTTGGTAATGGAAAATCTCGAAGAATATCAAAACAAAGACTAAAAGAAATTCAGATTGATATGAATAGATATCAGCAAAAATTCCCTGAATTAAAACACAGCTTGCTATATCTACCTGAATTAGAAAAAAGTAAAAAATCAACATTAACTGGCATACCATTACCTGAAAAAATGAAAGAAACGGATGGCTCTATTCGTGCTAAAAAACGAGGACAAAAAAGTCTATTAGAAAACATTAAAGAGAAACTTATCAGTATTGCCAAAAAATATCCAAAGAAGGAAGATTTTTTAAAATCAATTGAAAAGGAGGAAGATTTTTCTGTTTATACCAGAAATGGTAAACCCACAGGAATCATTACTGAAACAAATAAGAAATTTCGATTTACTAGGCTTTTGATTGATATAGAAAATCTAAAAAAAGAAGTTCGTTTATACGAATTAGAACAATTAAAGAATAGAGACCAAGAACGGTCTATTGAAAAACAGTAA
- a CDS encoding HD domain-containing protein, which translates to MKLKNQHIKNSDLIYKARNFAFEAHAKEEQRYGEHAYSKHLSDVFLHLISMGYSEPEYLATALLHDVLEDCPNVTRLEIKNLFGIDVLNNVIALTKLSNGEPNYALLNKFPVAKAVKIADSTANLGQGLLEKNSKSAKYIKRFPTYQQQLRIEGEYENLWNAMAERIIVYEALVLV; encoded by the coding sequence TTGAAATTAAAAAATCAACATATTAAGAATAGTGACCTCATTTATAAGGCGAGAAACTTCGCCTTTGAGGCTCACGCTAAAGAAGAGCAGCGCTATGGAGAGCACGCTTATTCTAAGCACCTATCTGATGTGTTCTTACATTTAATTTCTATGGGGTATTCTGAGCCCGAATACCTAGCAACAGCTTTACTTCACGATGTTTTAGAAGATTGTCCTAATGTTACACGTTTAGAAATTAAAAATCTTTTTGGAATAGATGTTTTAAATAATGTAATAGCACTTACAAAACTATCGAATGGAGAACCTAATTATGCTTTATTAAATAAATTTCCAGTTGCAAAAGCTGTTAAAATAGCAGATTCGACCGCTAATTTAGGGCAAGGTCTACTAGAAAAAAACTCAAAATCAGCTAAATACATTAAGCGTTTCCCTACTTATCAACAACAACTTCGCATTGAAGGAGAATACGAAAACCTTTGGAATGCTATGGCAGAACGAATTATTGTATACGAAGCACTCGTTTTAGTTTAA